TGGAACGATGGGACACACGCACAGCCAAATAGGCTAGAAGTACCGCTCCAATGGCAGAAATACTTCCCAAAAGCCCAAGCATGGTACCTGAAAGAGCAAAACGTTCCTTCGCATACAATGGGGCATAAGGTACAGTGATCATCATGGCAAAACTCATCACAGCCGCCCATAGCAAAGCTTGATAATATGAACGATCTTTTGGAAGCATCAGACTTTTCTTCTTTGGCTCATCCTTTTTCAGAAAAGCCAGAGGAACCGCAGAAAAAACAAAAGAGATCGCTGTTACAATCATCAATAATTCATATCCACCAATATCTTTAAGCACACCTCCCACAAAAGGGCCTACCATCATCCCAATACTGTAAGTACTTGATGTATACATGCTTCCTTTCATAAACTCATCACCAAGTTCGTCTAGAAAGTATGAGTTTATCAGTGGACTGGAATAACTGCTTATGAACCCAAAAAGCGCACAACCGAGGTAAATAGTCCAATCGCTGCTGCCAAAAGCCCAGAGCAGTGGAGCAATAGCACTACCACCCCAACTGAGCATAAACAAAGGTTTCTTAGGGAAATGGTTACCCATCCAAGCACCTATAAAATAGCTAAGCACCGCAGTAGCACTTATGAGCCCGTTAGCCAAACCAACTTGCCCAGGATCACCCAACTTATACAGCAGAAATACTGGCCACTGAGTAGTGTACAGCCCAATGGAAAACCCCCAAAGCAAGTATCCCATCCCAAGGGCTTTTAGTTCTCTACTCATGTTTGAATAGCGCAACTCCGTCGGTTTGAAGTGTATCCAAAACTGCGGTTCCCACACACAGTAAGGGTGCTTCCGTATAACTTATGGGTTTTTCCGTGTTGTTCCATACAAACATTGCACCTTTGTGTTTCACCATTAATGGTTCGTTGCTACAGATTTTAGCCATGGCATCGTAATGTGTAACCCTGAGTCTGTTAAGTTTACCAATTATGTACGTTAGATCCTTCTCGCTATCCCAGTGAAGTGCGTAGTGGTCAAAAAAACTAAGCTTACCGTAGAATTCGTCATCTCTTGGAAGCACCCACTTATCGTCGAAGGTTGCATCCAAACCTAAATTCATGGGCTGTTTCTCCAAGAGTTCCAACCCGGCGTTTACAACAAAATAGCTGTTGGGGAGAAAGGCAGACATTACCAAACGCTGCAGTGCTTCATGATACGGCAGTCTACCAAAAATCCTTGGTGTGTCAGGTGTCTCCACAGCTGCCCACAAAGGCAAAACCCTTCTTGTACTATCAGTAAAAAGTTCTACGATCTTTTCTCGACGTGGCAACATCCACCAACTATTACCTATAATTGCTCCATAATTTGACTCTTTAGCCCTAACATCACCCTCAGGATTAAGTTCTTCAGCAATGAGCATGAAATCAGCCTTCATCTTAAGGGCTTTTTCCATCATTCGCTGCTCTAGTTCTTTGGGCAAAGCATGACCCATATCAATGCGTGCACCGTCAATGTCAAATCTCTCAATGTAGTACGCAATAATGCCTGATAAATAGTCCCAAAGTTCGCCGTTTGGTTTCGAACCAGGGAAGCGACTTGCTTTAATAACGTCAAAAAGCACGTAAGGTGGCTGATCATCCCCCACAAAGGGTTTTGCTACATCGGGATGGTCCAAGAATAGACGATAGAACGTTACATCGTCCCACGTTGGCTGAGGATCATTAAGCCAATCGCTAAACCCTGGAGGAGTTATGACGCCGAAGGTTTTCACCAGCTCGGGAAGAAAATCCTTTCCCCTGTTAGCTTTAACAAAGTTATCCCATTTTTCCGGCTCAGTATAGGAAGGGGACCACCGAAAACAGCTAAGAAAGTTCCTTACATCCTGGCGCTGATACAAGTAGGCCATATCCTCATCGGATAACTGCCTAAAACCCAGTTCAGGCGCTTTGGGTGGAGCATATTTCCCTACACTGGCAACATCAACCCAGTAGAACCACTCGGGATGCTCCAAGATAAGATCGCTGTCACGGGCACCAGTTCTTGGAACAAAATCCAAGATTACTTTCATCCCTATGCGGTGGCAGAACTCGACGAAAGCACCAAAAAGCTCTTCTGCACTCAAATCCAGTAATGGATCTGCTAAGTAATCAGCTATGCGCAGTGGATCACTCACAGCATACGGAGACCCCACAGTTCCTTTCTTGAACCTATCACTGTGCATACTAACCGGTAATAAATACATAGTGTCAAAATGCATTCGTTTAGCATGAAGAGCAACAGCCATCATCTTTAGGAATGTACCTGATTCCCTATATCCTAGAGGATCTTCCGGTTCAAAAAGACCAAAGCCTTTATGGTTGTAAGCACTTGTGGTTCGTGGAAATGCAACGTAAATACTATCTGACTTCACGGAAAAGCTGTACGCATCAAGGTCGTTAAGCATTTCCTCAAAGAACTCATATGGGTCAACTTTGAACCTT
The genomic region above belongs to Coprothermobacter proteolyticus DSM 5265 and contains:
- a CDS encoding MFS transporter; the encoded protein is MSRELKALGMGYLLWGFSIGLYTTQWPVFLLYKLGDPGQVGLANGLISATAVLSYFIGAWMGNHFPKKPLFMLSWGGSAIAPLLWAFGSSDWTIYLGCALFGFISSYSSPLINSYFLDELGDEFMKGSMYTSSTYSIGMMVGPFVGGVLKDIGGYELLMIVTAISFVFSAVPLAFLKKDEPKKKSLMLPKDRSYYQALLWAAVMSFAMMITVPYAPLYAKERFALSGTMLGLLGSISAIGAVLLAYLAVRVSHRSIILRISVWCGILGTMLLISNRWFLWVAFFFRGAFMNTYSLITSGVSHRVPKDYSYIGFALLTATIAAFNSLASAVGGYIYNTGPIVLFLLSSVLMWFSLHLYRLLAESRQ
- a CDS encoding alpha-amylase family protein; its protein translation is MYLEKVKNELRDKRAGVNYHIPKHWMPCGYKGRVCFDGVRFKVDPYEFFEEMLNDLDAYSFSVKSDSIYVAFPRTTSAYNHKGFGLFEPEDPLGYRESGTFLKMMAVALHAKRMHFDTMYLLPVSMHSDRFKKGTVGSPYAVSDPLRIADYLADPLLDLSAEELFGAFVEFCHRIGMKVILDFVPRTGARDSDLILEHPEWFYWVDVASVGKYAPPKAPELGFRQLSDEDMAYLYQRQDVRNFLSCFRWSPSYTEPEKWDNFVKANRGKDFLPELVKTFGVITPPGFSDWLNDPQPTWDDVTFYRLFLDHPDVAKPFVGDDQPPYVLFDVIKASRFPGSKPNGELWDYLSGIIAYYIERFDIDGARIDMGHALPKELEQRMMEKALKMKADFMLIAEELNPEGDVRAKESNYGAIIGNSWWMLPRREKIVELFTDSTRRVLPLWAAVETPDTPRIFGRLPYHEALQRLVMSAFLPNSYFVVNAGLELLEKQPMNLGLDATFDDKWVLPRDDEFYGKLSFFDHYALHWDSEKDLTYIIGKLNRLRVTHYDAMAKICSNEPLMVKHKGAMFVWNNTEKPISYTEAPLLCVGTAVLDTLQTDGVALFKHE